A single region of the Anomaloglossus baeobatrachus isolate aAnoBae1 chromosome 2, aAnoBae1.hap1, whole genome shotgun sequence genome encodes:
- the BHLHA9 gene encoding class A basic helix-loop-helix protein 9, producing MSLIESDYSDDEQEIEDDSNESGEQSLQKLQTQESESEVEDTKPKKRTRPVRSKARRVAANVRERKRILDYNQAFNALRLALKHDLSGKRLSKIATLKRAINRISTLSMFLHSSPEPKWTCNHTDCHLQHERHRQPEINDGSPQAYITPPQSHQDVHSELSYGEAPHLQQCHSPYYTRPSPETNYLQCQYGSPTEDISMPSSPYSYYPHGGYSIGVRGTCFPHQMNNSSDHSSGPFAWQVGFLQGSGYQHSLSMH from the coding sequence ATGAGCCTCATTGAGTCAGACTACTCCGACGATGAGCAAGAGATAGAAGATGATTCTAATGAGAGTGGGGAGCAGTCTCTACAAAAACTGCAAACGCAAGAGAGTGAGAGCGAAGTAGAAGACACCAAACCAAAGAAGAGGACCAGGCCAGTGAGGTCAAAGGCTAGACGGGTAGCAGCTAATGTCAGAGAACGAAAGAGGATCCTGGACTACAATCAGGCCTTCAATGCTTTACGGCTGGCTCTTAAACATGACTTGAGTGGAAAAAGACTATCTAAGATAGCAACTCTAAAAAGAGCAATCAACAGGATTTCTACTCTCTCCATGTTCCTACATTCAAGTCCTGAGCCGAAATGGACTTGCAACCACACAGATTGCCATCTTCAACATGAAAGGCACAGACAGCCAGAAATCAATGATGGAAGTCCTCAAGCCTACATAACACCACCTCAGTCTCATCAAGACGTACACTCAGAGCTTAGCTATGGGGAGGCTCCACATCTCCAGCAATGTCACTCTCCTTACTATACTAGACCTTCACCTGAGACTAATTATCTACAATGCCAATATGGAAGCCCAACGGAGGACATTTCAATGCCAAGCTCTCCTTACTCTTACTATCCACATGGTGGCTACAGCATTGGAGTAAGAGGCACCTGCTTCCCTCATCAGATGAACAATAGTTCGGACCATTCTTCTGGACCATTTGCATGGCAGGTTGGTTTCTTACAAGGATCCGGCTACCAACATTCCCTCTCCATGCACTAA